A stretch of the Diorhabda sublineata isolate icDioSubl1.1 chromosome 11, icDioSubl1.1, whole genome shotgun sequence genome encodes the following:
- the LOC130450505 gene encoding uncharacterized protein LOC130450505 yields the protein MKGIFILIAYLLFLVILSRCSSLRFHNPLWGGGRFMENTVGMGNGVGMGSGIGMATGGGMESGGGMENGGGMGTGGVRGGGSGWGSGGGWGSGGGGGGGGGGGGSGYGWGGGSGFGSGRGYGYGK from the exons ATGAagggaatatttattttaatc GCATATCTTCTGTTCCTTGTCATACTCTCCCGATGTTCGTCACTTCGTTTCCATAATCCTCTATGGGGTGGGGGTAGATTCATGGAAAATACCGTCGGTATGGGCAACGGCGTCGGCATGGGAAGCGGCATCGGTATGGCAACTGGTGGCGGTATGGAAAGTGGTGGCGGTATGGAAAACGGCGGAGGTATGGGAACTGGTGGAGTTAGAGGAGGTGGTAGCGGTTGGGGAAGTGGTGGCGGATGGGGTAGCGGCGGCGGTGGGGGCGGAGGCGGCGGTGGAGGCGGTAGCGGATATGGATGGGGCGGAGGATCTGGATTCGGAAGTGGTCGTGGCTACGGATATGGAAAATGA